From the genome of Primulina eburnea isolate SZY01 chromosome 12, ASM2296580v1, whole genome shotgun sequence, one region includes:
- the LOC140807469 gene encoding flavonoid 3'-monooxygenase, whose translation MSATLILIACTSVVGCLIYFILHNWRRAPAHPRPLPPGPRPWPVVGNLPHLGPKPHQSMAELSRVHGPLMHLKMGFVHVVVAASASVAEQFLKIHDANFSSRPPNSGAKYVAYNYQDLVFAPYGPRWRLLRKICSVHLFSAKALDDFVHVRQEEVRVLTRALAHSSETPAYLGQMVNVCATNAISRVMLGRRVVGHGKGGGDAKAEEFKAMVVELMRLAGVFNIGDFIPQLESLDLQGVIKKMKRLHSRFDAFLSAIVEEHKIDGYRTNEGYVDLLSTLMSSKDVDDSKAERLTDTEIKALLLNLFAAGTDTTSSTVEWAIAEMLRHPKILVQAQEELDSVVGKDRLVCEGDLAHLTFLQATVKETLRLHPSTPLSLPRIAQESCEINGYLIPKDSTLLVNVWAIGRDPDEWANPLEFRPDRFLPGGERPNADVRGNDFGLIPFGAGRRICAGMSLGVRMVQLLTATLIHAFDFHLVNGQLAQNLNMEEAYGLTLQRAEPLVVYPKPRMAPHVYEAQV comes from the exons ATGAGTGCGACCTTGATCTTGATCGCGTGCACTTCCGTTGTGGGGTGCCTTATATATTTCATCCTGCATAACTGGAGGCGTGCGCCGGCGCATCCACGGCCACTGCCTCCTGGTCCAAGGCCATGGCCAGTTGTTGGAAACCTACCGCATCTAGGGCCGAAACCCCACCAGTCGATGGCGGAGCTATCCCGGGTGCACGGGCCCTTGATGCATCTGAAGATGGGATTCGTGCATGTGGTGGTGGCGGCCTCCGCAAGCGTGGCGGAGCAGTTTCTTAAGATACATGACGCAAACTTTTCGAGCCGGCCACCCAATTCAGGAGCCAAATATGTTGCATATAATTATCAAGATTTGGTTTTTGCGCCGTACGGGCCACGGTGGCGCTTGCTAAGGAAAATATGCTCCGTCCATCTCTTCTCCGCCAAGGCTTTGGATGATTTCGTGCACGTTAGACAG GAAGAAGTGAGAGTGCTCACTCGCGCTCTAGCGCATTCGAGTGAAACGCCCGCGTACCTTGGCCAAATGGTCAACGTGTGCGCTACCAACGCAATATCAAGAGTGATGCTAGGGCGGCGCGTGGTCGGGCACGGGAAGGGCGGCGGGGATGCCAAAGCGGAGGAGTTCAAGGCGATGGTGGTGGAGTTGATGCGTCTGGCAGGTGTCTTCAACATCGGCGATTTCATCCCACAGCTCGAGAGTTTGGACCTTCAAGGGGTGATCAAGAAGATGAAGAGGCTCCACTCAAGGTTTGATGCTTTCTTGAGTGCCATCGTTGAAGAACACAAGATCGACGGTTATCGTACAAATGAGGGATACGTGGACCTCTTGAGCACGTTGATGTCTTCGAAGGATGTTGACGATAGCAAAGCGGAAAGGTTGACGGATACAGAAATCAAAGCTTTGCTTTTG AATTTATTTGCTGCCGGGACAGACACGACATCTAGTACGGTAGAATGGGCCATAGCGGAGATGCTTCGCCATCCAAAAATTTTGGTCCAAGCGCAGGAAGAACTCGACTCGGTTGTTGGTAAGGATAGACTCGTGTGCGAGGGTGATCTAGCTCATTTGACTTTTCTCCAGGCCACGGTGAAAGAAACCTTGCGCCTTCATCCTTCTACGCCTCTATCTTTGCCAAGAATTGCACAGGAGAGTTGCGAGATCAACGGTTACTTGATTCCAAAAGATTCCACACTTCTTGTTAATGTCTGGGCTATCGGCCGTGATCCAGATGAATGGGCCAATCCACTAGAGTTTCGTCCCGATCGGTTCTTACCTGGTGGGGAAAGGCCCAATGCTGATGTTAGAGGGAATGATTTTGGGTTGATACCATTTGGGGCGGGTCGTAGAATATGTGCGGGAATGAGCTTAGGAGTACGCATGGTTCAGTTGCTGACCGCCACGTTGATCCATGCGTTTGATTTCCATTTGGTTAATGGACAGTTGGCCCAAAACCTTAATATGGAGGAAGCTTATGGGCTGACGTTACAACGGGCTGAGCCTTTAGTGGTGTACCCGAAGCCCAGGATGGCACCTCATGTTTATGAAGCCCAAGTTTGA